A DNA window from Desulfovibrio oxyclinae DSM 11498 contains the following coding sequences:
- a CDS encoding carbon-nitrogen hydrolase family protein — protein sequence MSETLHVGLIQMEISRETGRNVDLFEEKAKALCNDPRRPHLIVGVEFGIAPETVEDPDGPAMRRLGRLAAELGVWLVPGSLKLAEPGGGFSNAAPVFDPSGNVSGIYRKMVPWDTDLEKGTVPGSDYHVFDIAEPEVRFGLQICFDADFPEISRTLTLMGAEVLIQLSMDPDSIPPSYQHIKYARAIENQAYYIYMNGACDYGHYHLAGGSLVISPEGDCLFEAGERPTSTIVSLDLNRLRHCRQHGSWDQVAQLKAMYDYAPAQPLAGREPESDVFDRSPFRESEGD from the coding sequence ATGTCCGAAACGCTTCACGTCGGGTTGATACAGATGGAGATCAGCCGGGAAACCGGTCGCAATGTGGATTTGTTCGAGGAAAAGGCGAAAGCCCTCTGCAACGATCCGCGAAGGCCGCACCTCATTGTGGGTGTGGAGTTCGGCATTGCGCCTGAGACCGTCGAGGATCCGGATGGTCCGGCCATGCGGCGTCTGGGACGGCTTGCCGCGGAGCTTGGCGTCTGGCTCGTGCCGGGCAGCCTGAAGCTGGCCGAGCCGGGGGGCGGATTCAGCAACGCCGCGCCCGTGTTCGATCCTTCCGGCAACGTGTCGGGAATCTACAGGAAAATGGTTCCGTGGGATACGGATCTGGAGAAGGGCACCGTCCCGGGCAGCGACTACCACGTGTTCGACATCGCCGAGCCGGAAGTCCGCTTCGGTCTTCAGATCTGCTTCGATGCCGACTTCCCGGAAATCAGCCGCACGCTGACCCTCATGGGAGCCGAAGTGCTCATCCAGCTTTCCATGGACCCGGACAGCATCCCGCCCAGCTATCAGCACATCAAGTACGCCCGGGCCATCGAGAATCAGGCCTACTACATCTACATGAACGGCGCATGCGACTACGGCCATTACCATCTGGCGGGCGGCTCCCTCGTGATTTCCCCCGAGGGTGACTGTCTGTTCGAAGCCGGGGAGCGGCCCACCTCCACCATCGTCAGTCTTGATCTGAACCGGCTGCGGCACTGCCGGCAGCACGGCAGCTGGGATCAGGTCGCGCAGCTGAAGGCTATGTACGATTACGCTCCGGCGCAACCTCTTGCCGGACGCGAGCCTGAAAGCGATGTCTTTGACAGGTCTCCGTTCAGGGAGTCCGAAGGGGATTAG
- a CDS encoding sigma-54 interaction domain-containing protein — translation MSQEAPRKPRRILPRQKYLISSYLCHVFDTMSDGLYITNKEGETLSVNVMYENLTGLKGEDLIGKNVNDLVDKGVFDLALNSKVVKTKSSATAVQMTEKGRKVVLMAHPIFDYDEDVELVVTFVRDIALISQLKDQVASQKQLIEQYKQEIHQKSESLYLEPSSQVMINLFSQIEQVAKTDATILFLGETGVGKDIMAREVHEKSPRKGQPFFKVDCTCIPENLIESELFGYAPGAFSGADSRGKIGMFEMADKGTLFLDEIGELPLSMQSKLLRALQNSEIQRVGATKAKKIDVRIIAATNRDLEEEVREGRFRSDLFYRLQVAVIQIPPLRDRGEDIPAMLHFFRKRFNTKYKRNLQISAKAEEVMLSYRWDGNIREMENLMHSLAVTNKDERVELKHLPNRMLNFSPVRCEPAQLDFGVEQEEGKDLKTIMAEIEAKYLQHAIERYGSITKAAEVLQVNRTTIFRKLKKIGITKEDLGE, via the coding sequence ATGAGCCAGGAAGCGCCGCGCAAGCCGCGTCGGATTCTTCCCAGGCAGAAATATCTCATATCCAGTTATCTCTGCCACGTGTTCGACACCATGAGTGACGGGCTCTACATCACGAACAAGGAAGGGGAGACCCTCTCCGTGAACGTCATGTACGAGAACCTCACCGGCCTCAAGGGCGAGGATCTCATCGGGAAGAATGTTAACGATCTCGTGGATAAAGGTGTCTTCGACCTTGCGCTGAACTCCAAGGTCGTCAAGACCAAGAGCTCTGCCACGGCGGTGCAGATGACGGAGAAGGGCCGCAAGGTCGTGCTCATGGCCCACCCCATCTTCGACTACGACGAGGACGTGGAGCTTGTAGTCACCTTCGTCCGCGATATCGCCCTTATTTCCCAGCTCAAGGATCAGGTGGCCTCCCAGAAGCAGCTCATCGAACAGTACAAACAGGAGATTCACCAGAAAAGCGAGTCGCTGTACCTCGAACCTTCCAGTCAGGTCATGATCAACCTGTTCAGCCAGATAGAGCAGGTGGCCAAGACCGACGCCACCATCCTTTTCCTCGGTGAAACCGGCGTGGGCAAGGACATCATGGCGCGCGAGGTTCACGAAAAAAGCCCCCGCAAAGGCCAGCCGTTCTTCAAGGTGGACTGCACCTGTATTCCGGAAAACCTCATCGAGTCCGAGCTGTTCGGCTATGCGCCCGGCGCCTTCTCCGGTGCGGATTCCAGAGGCAAGATCGGCATGTTCGAGATGGCGGACAAAGGGACCCTGTTTCTTGACGAGATAGGCGAGCTGCCGCTGAGTATGCAGAGCAAGCTGCTGCGCGCCCTGCAAAACAGCGAGATTCAGCGCGTGGGGGCCACCAAGGCCAAGAAGATCGACGTACGCATCATCGCCGCCACCAACCGCGATCTGGAGGAAGAAGTCCGCGAAGGCCGCTTCAGAAGCGACCTTTTCTACCGGCTTCAGGTGGCGGTCATCCAGATCCCACCCCTCAGGGACCGGGGCGAGGACATCCCGGCCATGCTGCATTTCTTCCGCAAGCGCTTCAATACCAAATACAAGCGGAACCTTCAGATTTCCGCAAAGGCCGAAGAGGTCATGCTCTCCTACCGCTGGGACGGCAACATCCGCGAAATGGAGAACCTGATGCACAGCCTCGCCGTCACCAACAAGGACGAGCGCGTGGAACTGAAGCACCTGCCGAATCGGATGCTCAATTTCAGCCCGGTCCGGTGCGAACCGGCCCAGCTCGACTTCGGCGTGGAGCAGGAAGAGGGCAAGGACCTCAAGACCATCATGGCGGAGATCGAGGCCAAATATCTCCAGCACGCCATAGAGCGGTACGGTTCCATCACCAAGGCTGCCGAGGTCCTTCAGGTCAACAGGACGACCATTTTCAGGAAGCTCAAAAAAATCGGAATCACCAAGGAAGATTTGGGAGAGTAG
- a CDS encoding cation:proton antiporter, with product MHELMDNLSLMVLATGAILVLTMFMRQALSKTLVPPLVGYLLLGFALRLMQEHGGLLPQGHGALFAFLGKVGLVTLLFRVGLESKLSGLIEQFRSAGIISIVNIAGCATGGFLVSHHLLGLSWIPSLVVAVAFTATSVGVSIQVWEQCGALKTRQGNLLLDLAEFDDICAVVLMALLFTLLPALHDGASHGHILMNAGITAGWFAIKFSAFVVFCVCFSKYLEPRVSKFLRSFEPDEGYMLSITGLGFIIASLAGLLGFSLAIGAFFAGLLFSRDPEAVKDEAPFLPIYDFFSPFFFINIGLEIDPAVLGVSVQLGLVLLAAAVILKVLTAGGPAWVLRDLPTGALLGASMVPRAEITMVVMERGMRLGEWAVSEELFSAMVIVCAATCLLSPVVIHSMLNGRFRPQDSDIG from the coding sequence ATGCATGAGCTGATGGACAACCTCTCGCTCATGGTGCTGGCCACGGGAGCCATTCTCGTGCTGACCATGTTCATGAGGCAGGCGCTTTCCAAGACGCTGGTCCCGCCCTTGGTTGGCTACCTGCTGCTCGGCTTCGCCCTCAGGCTGATGCAGGAGCACGGCGGGCTGCTGCCCCAGGGACATGGCGCGCTCTTCGCGTTTCTGGGCAAGGTGGGGTTGGTTACGCTGCTGTTCCGGGTGGGGCTGGAATCCAAACTATCCGGCCTGATCGAGCAGTTCAGATCAGCCGGGATCATTTCCATCGTGAACATAGCCGGGTGCGCCACGGGCGGCTTTCTCGTGTCACACCACCTCCTTGGCCTTTCATGGATTCCTTCGCTGGTGGTGGCCGTGGCCTTCACCGCCACGAGCGTCGGAGTCTCCATTCAGGTCTGGGAGCAGTGCGGCGCGCTCAAGACACGTCAGGGCAACCTGCTTCTGGACCTTGCGGAATTCGACGACATCTGTGCCGTTGTGCTCATGGCCCTGCTCTTCACTCTCCTTCCGGCCCTGCACGACGGAGCATCACACGGCCACATCTTGATGAATGCAGGCATCACCGCAGGATGGTTCGCGATAAAATTCAGCGCGTTCGTTGTCTTCTGCGTCTGTTTCAGCAAATATCTCGAACCGAGAGTTTCGAAATTTCTCAGAAGCTTCGAGCCGGATGAAGGATACATGCTCTCCATCACCGGCCTCGGCTTCATCATCGCCTCGCTTGCCGGGCTGCTGGGGTTCTCCCTCGCCATCGGGGCCTTCTTCGCAGGGCTTCTTTTCAGCCGGGACCCGGAAGCGGTCAAGGACGAAGCCCCCTTCCTTCCCATCTACGACTTCTTCAGCCCGTTTTTCTTCATCAACATAGGGCTTGAGATCGACCCCGCGGTGTTGGGCGTTTCCGTTCAGCTCGGGCTCGTGCTGCTCGCGGCCGCCGTGATACTCAAAGTGCTCACGGCAGGCGGCCCGGCGTGGGTGCTGCGGGATTTGCCCACCGGCGCCCTGCTCGGCGCGAGCATGGTTCCCCGCGCCGAGATCACCATGGTCGTCATGGAGCGCGGCATGCGCCTCGGCGAGTGGGCCGTATCCGAAGAACTCTTCAGCGCCATGGTCATCGTCTGCGCCGCCACCTGTCTGCTCAGTCCCGTGGTCATCCATTCCATGCTCAACGGCCGCTTCAGGCCGCAGGACAGCGACATAGGCTAA
- a CDS encoding sulfite exporter TauE/SafE family protein gives MLEIALFCGAWFVAGVVNNLAGFGAAMVAMPLVAFAIPLEVAVPSSTLIVLTLNLQLGWAYRRHVDWLAMRFLIPGGIAGVAVGLLIMRDVSNEELKLAMGLLLIAYGLVSLLRPGSFQGSGVGRVWGLAAGFCSTLLGVLFGFNGPPLAVFTSMGGWSQQAAKGILGACFIVTGITIVTGQTLAGVQTARTLTYYAAGCPAVLLGGGVGILASRFVTQNVYRRLVLLLILAAGVAVTYSSI, from the coding sequence ATGTTGGAAATAGCACTTTTCTGCGGGGCATGGTTTGTGGCCGGTGTGGTCAACAACCTTGCGGGCTTCGGGGCCGCCATGGTCGCCATGCCGTTGGTGGCGTTCGCAATACCGCTTGAGGTGGCCGTTCCCAGCTCCACGCTGATCGTGCTGACGCTCAATCTCCAGCTCGGGTGGGCCTATCGGCGGCACGTGGACTGGCTTGCCATGCGCTTTCTCATTCCGGGCGGGATAGCGGGCGTCGCCGTCGGACTGCTCATCATGCGGGATGTCTCAAACGAGGAACTCAAGCTCGCCATGGGGCTTTTGCTGATAGCTTACGGGCTGGTTTCGCTGTTGCGTCCCGGAAGTTTTCAGGGCAGTGGCGTCGGCAGGGTCTGGGGGCTTGCCGCCGGATTCTGTTCCACGCTGCTGGGGGTGCTGTTCGGATTCAACGGGCCGCCGCTTGCGGTGTTCACTTCCATGGGCGGATGGAGCCAGCAGGCGGCCAAGGGCATACTGGGCGCTTGCTTTATCGTGACCGGCATCACTATAGTGACGGGCCAGACGCTGGCGGGCGTGCAGACCGCCCGGACGTTGACCTACTACGCCGCGGGGTGTCCCGCGGTACTCCTCGGCGGCGGCGTGGGCATACTGGCTTCCCGGTTCGTGACACAGAACGTCTACCGGAGGCTGGTGCTGCTGCTCATTCTGGCCGCGGGCGTGGCGGTCACGTATTCCAGCATTTAA
- a CDS encoding methyl-accepting chemotaxis protein translates to MKTLKFKLVGVIGFCILSIIGILILSSATLVEIEGRFKSMKREALDGQVASLAITRDMNYVSRLTRNIMLGSDIDKDLGKLDKRIERIEKNFKILEDSAINQEERGLIEKARTAALGFVEDGRRFARALRDLPKSERYTKYPDYGRSATPLAQKSRKYFGTLVKQKDAQYAHCVTSFEAELSTARWTVLIVASCVAAIMLILSLLLLRAILKPLGEATEFTRRLASGDYEAEVKAENFHGEIRVMVEALQEMAANLKVSMAEATEQAERAREQAESAERAREQADGESARVTTLMTEMTEVARKATEIAEQLHTESGNLSGLVKEISSGASLQRDRVQETASAMEEMNATVSEVASNATNAVEEADSARSKAQEGSQIVHQVVEATAEVSTQVDSMKTAFDDLGRRVDEIGQIMSVITDIADQTNLLALNAAIEAARAGDAGRGFAVVADEVRKLAEKTMQATKEVGDSVTGIQTGASSNMVAIDKVAQAVSKSTGLTSEAGESLNQIVRIVTDTADRIQSIATAAEQQSAASEEITRNTTDVNRVASETFENVNRSVESIENVAELAEELNGIMRQLDEVRR, encoded by the coding sequence ATGAAAACTCTCAAATTCAAACTCGTGGGGGTCATCGGCTTCTGTATCCTGTCCATTATCGGGATACTGATCCTCTCCTCGGCGACGCTCGTGGAAATCGAAGGCCGCTTCAAGAGCATGAAGCGCGAGGCGCTGGACGGGCAGGTTGCTTCGCTGGCCATCACCCGCGACATGAACTACGTCAGCCGCCTGACCCGCAACATCATGCTGGGCAGCGACATCGACAAGGACCTTGGCAAGCTCGACAAGCGAATTGAACGAATCGAAAAGAATTTCAAAATCTTGGAAGATTCCGCAATTAATCAGGAAGAGCGCGGACTCATCGAAAAGGCCCGCACTGCCGCACTGGGCTTCGTGGAGGACGGGCGCCGCTTCGCCCGCGCCCTGCGCGATCTGCCGAAGTCCGAACGCTATACCAAGTATCCTGACTACGGTCGCTCCGCCACCCCCCTTGCCCAGAAGTCCCGCAAGTACTTCGGGACGCTGGTCAAGCAGAAGGACGCCCAGTACGCGCACTGTGTCACATCGTTCGAGGCCGAACTCTCCACCGCACGCTGGACTGTTCTCATTGTGGCGTCCTGCGTGGCCGCAATCATGCTCATCCTGAGCCTGTTGCTGCTCAGGGCCATCCTCAAACCCCTCGGTGAGGCCACTGAATTCACGCGCCGCCTCGCCTCCGGCGACTATGAGGCCGAGGTGAAGGCCGAGAACTTCCACGGCGAAATTCGGGTGATGGTCGAGGCGCTGCAGGAGATGGCAGCCAACCTCAAGGTCAGCATGGCGGAAGCCACGGAACAGGCCGAACGCGCCAGAGAACAAGCTGAAAGCGCCGAACGCGCCCGCGAGCAGGCCGACGGCGAAAGCGCCCGCGTCACGACCCTGATGACCGAAATGACCGAAGTTGCCCGCAAGGCCACGGAAATAGCCGAACAGCTGCACACGGAATCCGGCAACCTCTCCGGGCTGGTCAAGGAGATCAGCTCCGGGGCCAGCCTGCAGCGCGACCGGGTTCAAGAGACCGCCAGCGCCATGGAAGAGATGAACGCCACGGTCTCCGAGGTGGCGAGCAACGCCACCAACGCGGTCGAGGAGGCCGATTCCGCGCGCTCCAAGGCGCAGGAAGGCTCGCAGATAGTGCATCAGGTAGTGGAGGCCACCGCAGAGGTCAGCACGCAGGTGGACTCCATGAAGACCGCCTTCGACGACCTCGGACGCCGGGTGGACGAGATCGGCCAGATCATGAGCGTTATCACCGACATTGCCGACCAGACCAACCTGCTGGCCCTGAACGCAGCCATCGAGGCCGCTCGTGCCGGTGACGCCGGTCGCGGTTTTGCCGTGGTCGCGGACGAAGTCCGCAAGCTGGCCGAGAAAACCATGCAGGCCACCAAGGAGGTCGGCGACTCGGTCACCGGCATCCAGACCGGCGCAAGCTCCAACATGGTGGCCATAGACAAGGTGGCGCAGGCCGTGTCCAAGAGCACCGGCCTGACCAGCGAAGCGGGCGAGTCGCTGAACCAGATCGTGCGGATCGTCACCGACACCGCCGACAGGATTCAGTCCATCGCCACCGCCGCGGAACAACAGTCCGCCGCAAGCGAGGAAATCACCCGCAACACCACCGACGTGAACCGCGTGGCCAGCGAAACATTCGAGAACGTCAACCGCTCCGTCGAGTCCATCGAAAATGTTGCCGAGCTGGCCGAAGAACTCAACGGAATCATGCGCCAGCTTGACGAAGTCCGCCGCTGA
- the hpsG gene encoding (2S)-3-sulfopropanediol dehydratase produces MFNVHCCDAVTPHEQRLQDRIEGKEDVFRKNHARVFKILDTIENQKPQIDVERALYFTQSMQQTEGEPLVLRWAKAMEHVAANMTVYIDDDQLLAGRAGYQGRYGILYPELDGDFLDMAVEELPKREGSPFSITEEDARIVVEEIAPFWKGKTYHEALNVALPEEIHKLTYDDPEGLNSRFIVNETSSFRSSLQWVHDYEKILKRGFGGIRQEAQEKLDALDPFSPRDNAEKKPFYEAIVRVCNAVIHWANRHADLAEKMAAEESDATRKAELETIAANCRRVPEHPARNFHEAVQSQWFTQMFSRIEQKTGTIISNGRMDQYFYPYYRQDVEAGILTDDQAIELIECMYVGMAQFIDLYISPQGGAFNEGYAHWEAVTVGGQNKEGLDATNELTYLFLRSKREFPHHYPDLAARIHARSPERFLAEVAETIKEGSGFPKLINDEEVIPLHLSKGAKFEEIYDYAVSGCAEIRMPNRDTYTSGNXYINFAAALEMAMYNGRMLKHGDELLSFESGDPLSFETWDEFFDAYKAQQIHFLKTAFTQQYHVINNRKNHFATPFGSAMHDLCMEHAVDLHQPDVPGGIDLGYFEFMGVGTVVDSLSAIKKLVFEEKKLTMEEVLDACRSNFEGREDIRAMLQNVPCYGNNDPYPDSIAKELDRICVDFANKYQQELGVHLDVRYVPFTSHVPFGKVVSATPNGRQAWTPLSDGSSASHGADRNGPTAVMLSNYTTKNFNYRERAARLVNIKFTPKCVEGQEGTKKLVDFIRTFCDLRLWHIQFNVINAETLKAAQKEPEKYRNLIVRIAGYSAYFCDLSKDLQDDLIRRTAHETI; encoded by the coding sequence ATGTTTAATGTCCATTGCTGCGATGCCGTGACACCTCATGAACAGCGCCTTCAGGACCGTATCGAAGGCAAGGAGGACGTGTTCCGCAAGAATCACGCCCGTGTCTTCAAGATCCTCGACACCATCGAGAACCAGAAGCCGCAGATCGATGTGGAGCGCGCCCTGTACTTCACCCAGTCCATGCAGCAGACCGAAGGCGAGCCGCTGGTCCTGCGCTGGGCCAAGGCCATGGAACATGTCGCCGCGAACATGACTGTCTACATTGATGACGACCAGCTGCTGGCCGGACGTGCAGGCTATCAGGGTCGTTACGGCATCCTGTACCCCGAACTGGACGGCGACTTCCTCGACATGGCCGTGGAAGAGCTGCCCAAGCGTGAAGGCTCTCCGTTCTCCATCACCGAGGAAGACGCCCGGATCGTGGTTGAGGAGATCGCTCCCTTCTGGAAGGGCAAGACCTACCATGAAGCCCTGAACGTGGCTCTCCCCGAGGAAATCCACAAGCTCACCTACGATGACCCCGAGGGACTGAACTCCCGCTTCATCGTCAACGAGACCTCTTCCTTCCGCTCCTCCCTGCAGTGGGTCCACGACTACGAGAAGATTCTCAAGCGCGGCTTCGGCGGAATCCGTCAGGAAGCACAGGAAAAGCTGGACGCCCTCGATCCGTTCTCCCCGCGGGACAACGCCGAGAAGAAGCCTTTCTACGAAGCAATCGTCCGTGTCTGCAACGCCGTTATCCACTGGGCCAATCGCCACGCCGACCTGGCCGAGAAGATGGCCGCCGAGGAATCCGACGCCACCCGCAAGGCGGAGCTGGAAACCATCGCCGCCAACTGCCGCCGCGTGCCCGAGCATCCGGCCCGCAACTTCCACGAGGCCGTGCAGTCCCAGTGGTTCACCCAGATGTTCTCCCGCATCGAGCAGAAGACCGGCACCATCATCTCCAACGGCCGCATGGACCAGTACTTCTACCCGTACTACCGCCAGGACGTTGAAGCCGGCATCCTCACCGACGATCAGGCCATTGAGCTCATCGAGTGCATGTACGTTGGCATGGCCCAGTTCATCGACCTCTACATCTCCCCGCAGGGCGGCGCCTTCAACGAAGGATACGCTCACTGGGAAGCCGTGACCGTCGGCGGCCAGAACAAGGAAGGCCTCGACGCCACCAACGAGCTGACCTACCTCTTCCTGCGCTCCAAGCGCGAGTTCCCGCATCACTACCCGGACCTCGCCGCGCGCATTCACGCCCGCTCCCCCGAGCGCTTTCTCGCCGAAGTGGCCGAGACCATCAAGGAAGGCTCCGGCTTCCCGAAACTCATCAACGATGAGGAAGTGATCCCCCTGCACCTTTCCAAGGGCGCAAAGTTCGAGGAAATCTACGATTACGCCGTCTCCGGCTGCGCGGAAATCCGCATGCCGAACCGCGACACCTACACCTCCGGCAACNCCTACATCAACTTTGCCGCAGCACTCGAAATGGCCATGTACAACGGCCGGATGCTCAAGCACGGCGACGAACTGCTCTCCTTCGAATCCGGCGACCCGCTCAGCTTCGAAACCTGGGACGAGTTCTTCGACGCCTACAAGGCACAGCAGATTCACTTCCTGAAGACGGCCTTCACCCAGCAGTACCACGTCATCAACAACCGCAAGAACCACTTCGCCACGCCGTTCGGTTCCGCCATGCACGACCTCTGCATGGAACACGCGGTTGACCTGCACCAGCCCGACGTGCCCGGCGGCATCGACCTCGGCTACTTCGAGTTCATGGGCGTGGGTACCGTGGTGGACTCCCTGTCCGCCATCAAGAAGCTGGTCTTCGAAGAGAAGAAGCTGACCATGGAAGAAGTGCTCGACGCCTGCCGCAGCAACTTCGAGGGCCGCGAAGACATCCGTGCCATGCTCCAGAACGTTCCCTGCTACGGCAACAACGATCCGTATCCGGACTCCATAGCCAAGGAACTGGACCGCATCTGCGTGGACTTTGCCAACAAGTACCAGCAGGAACTCGGCGTTCACCTCGACGTGCGCTACGTGCCCTTCACCTCGCACGTCCCGTTCGGCAAGGTCGTTTCCGCCACTCCGAACGGTCGTCAGGCATGGACCCCGCTCTCCGACGGTTCCTCCGCATCCCACGGCGCCGACCGCAACGGCCCCACCGCGGTGATGCTGTCCAACTACACCACCAAGAACTTCAACTACCGCGAGCGCGCAGCGCGCCTCGTGAACATCAAGTTCACCCCCAAGTGCGTGGAAGGACAGGAAGGCACCAAGAAGCTCGTGGACTTCATCCGCACCTTCTGCGACCTGCGCCTGTGGCACATTCAGTTCAACGTCATCAACGCCGAGACGTTGAAGGCCGCCCAGAAGGAACCGGAAAAGTACCGCAACCTGATCGTGCGCATCGCCGGATACTCCGCGTACTTCTGCGACCTGTCCAAGGATCTGCAGGACGACCTGATCCGCAGGACCGCGCACGAGACCATCTAG
- the hpsH gene encoding (2S)-3-sulfopropanediol dehydratase activating enzyme, translating into MSSLLDQKVAGNVFSIQKYSVHDGPGIRTLVFLKGCPLRCKWCSNPESQLPNPELAYNRNKCLGLDKCVRCSEVCTAGAITEGEDGKIDIDRDICNDCLQCAEACPSQALIIYGEKTTVDAALRRVEEDEMFYARSGGGLSLSGGEPFMQPEYATALLREARRRYVDTAVETCGAAKYDDFKEALAYVNTLMYDVKSMNPEKHKEYTGLSNERILENLQRIRADYPNLPIRVRTPVIPGFNDTEADIKAVIDFLSDLPGRKVEYELLEYHRMGQPKYESTGREYPLPSDLKLDPEVFNRLKNQVEAYNG; encoded by the coding sequence ATGAGTTCCCTTCTCGACCAGAAAGTCGCCGGCAACGTCTTCTCCATCCAGAAATATTCCGTTCACGACGGACCCGGCATCCGTACCCTCGTCTTTCTCAAGGGCTGCCCGCTGCGCTGCAAGTGGTGCAGCAACCCGGAATCCCAGCTTCCGAACCCGGAGCTGGCGTACAACCGGAACAAGTGCCTCGGGCTGGACAAGTGCGTGCGCTGCAGCGAAGTATGCACCGCCGGAGCCATCACGGAAGGCGAGGACGGCAAGATCGACATCGACAGGGACATCTGCAACGACTGCCTGCAGTGTGCCGAGGCCTGTCCTTCGCAGGCGCTCATCATCTATGGTGAGAAAACCACGGTCGATGCCGCGCTCAGGCGGGTCGAGGAAGACGAAATGTTCTACGCCCGCTCCGGCGGCGGCTTGTCGCTTTCCGGCGGGGAACCGTTCATGCAGCCCGAGTACGCCACGGCCCTGCTGCGCGAGGCGCGTCGACGCTACGTGGATACCGCCGTGGAAACCTGCGGTGCCGCGAAATATGATGATTTCAAGGAGGCGCTCGCCTACGTCAACACGCTCATGTACGACGTGAAATCCATGAATCCCGAAAAGCATAAGGAATACACCGGCCTTTCCAACGAGCGGATTCTGGAGAATCTCCAGCGCATCCGGGCCGACTATCCCAATCTTCCCATCAGGGTCCGCACACCGGTCATCCCCGGCTTCAACGACACCGAAGCGGACATCAAAGCCGTCATCGACTTTCTTTCCGACCTCCCCGGCAGGAAAGTCGAGTACGAACTCCTTGAGTACCATCGCATGGGTCAGCCCAAGTACGAAAGCACAGGTCGTGAATACCCCCTTCCCTCCGACCTGAAACTCGACCCCGAAGTCTTCAACCGTCTCAAAAATCAGGTGGAAGCCTACAACGGCTAA
- a CDS encoding phosphate-starvation-inducible PsiE family protein: MNEPSCDRDRPETTPGSKQDCHLMGSDDPQIDFLHRIIRYAVKALAFLMVFVILWGILDVLWVLYTKLSTPPHFLLNINDILATFGAFMAVLIAIEIFANIVMYLESDIIHVRLVLDTAVMAAARKVIVLDFKQLDPMEIFALGSVLAALGICYLFVGHGRGISFGRKKE, translated from the coding sequence ATGAACGAACCTTCCTGCGACAGGGACCGCCCCGAGACCACGCCGGGGTCCAAACAGGACTGCCACCTGATGGGGTCCGACGATCCCCAAATAGATTTTTTGCATCGGATCATCCGGTATGCCGTCAAGGCTCTTGCCTTCCTGATGGTCTTCGTCATCCTCTGGGGCATCCTGGACGTGCTTTGGGTGCTCTACACCAAGCTCTCCACTCCTCCTCACTTCCTGCTGAACATCAACGACATCCTCGCAACCTTCGGCGCGTTCATGGCCGTGCTCATCGCCATCGAAATATTCGCGAACATCGTCATGTATCTGGAGAGCGACATCATCCACGTTCGGTTGGTATTGGACACCGCCGTCATGGCCGCCGCGCGGAAGGTCATTGTTCTGGATTTCAAGCAACTGGATCCCATGGAGATATTCGCCCTCGGCTCTGTCCTTGCGGCGCTGGGCATCTGCTACCTTTTCGTGGGCCACGGCAGGGGCATAAGCTTCGGGCGCAAGAAGGAATAG